From Streptomyces sp. NBC_00690, a single genomic window includes:
- a CDS encoding GntR family transcriptional regulator, whose product MADRVVQSAIVEAGPVSGKAAVELVHDLLRKQILEGQLAPGVVVSQAQLARDLGVSRSPVREACRLLESEGLVDARHNHRVQVADFSLEDLEEIYASRLVLETLAVSLKLPRLSRDDLTAMDEALGGMRVSAAERDYDRFTVPHTRFHTFLVTDFGYRMSRQIGQLIDHAQRYRRVYTTQTPMAWDVVLRQDARILEAIRTGDFTAATEELARHLASTALAMIALIDPSYDPLLVRAALKQVCRDT is encoded by the coding sequence ATGGCTGACCGAGTAGTGCAGTCAGCGATCGTCGAGGCGGGGCCGGTGAGCGGCAAGGCCGCTGTGGAACTGGTCCACGATCTGCTGCGCAAGCAGATCCTGGAGGGCCAGCTCGCACCTGGAGTGGTGGTGTCGCAGGCTCAGTTGGCGCGTGATCTCGGAGTCAGCAGGTCTCCCGTGCGGGAGGCGTGCCGGCTGCTGGAAAGCGAGGGTCTGGTCGACGCCCGGCACAACCACCGGGTTCAGGTGGCCGACTTCTCGCTGGAGGACCTGGAGGAGATCTACGCCTCCCGGTTGGTCCTGGAGACACTGGCCGTCAGCCTGAAGCTGCCGAGGCTCTCACGAGACGACCTCACCGCAATGGACGAGGCGCTCGGAGGCATGCGGGTCAGCGCCGCCGAACGGGACTACGACCGATTCACGGTCCCGCACACCCGGTTCCACACCTTCCTGGTCACCGACTTCGGCTACCGGATGTCCCGGCAGATCGGACAGTTGATCGACCACGCCCAACGCTACCGGCGGGTCTACACCACCCAGACACCGATGGCGTGGGACGTGGTTCTGCGGCAGGACGCCCGGATTCTCGAAGCGATCCGCACCGGCGACTTCACCGCGGCCACCGAGGAACTGGCCCGACACCTGGCCTCGACGGCACTGGCCATGATCGCCCTGATCGACCCGTCATACGACCCCCTGCTGGTGCGAGCCGCACTGAAGCAGGTGTGCAGAGATACATGA
- a CDS encoding GlcG/HbpS family heme-binding protein, which translates to MDSTVTYDRPTVSYETASRLVAAGVRAAERLGVRASIVVTDTAGEPVATARTDNAGMLSLTVASDKAWTAANAGAPTEGVHAFVASDPAALLSMPSVPRFTLVAGGIPLISDGRPVGAIGVSGGSSALDAQIAQEALTEIGGL; encoded by the coding sequence ATGGACAGCACAGTCACTTACGACCGCCCGACCGTCTCCTATGAGACGGCGAGCCGGCTGGTGGCGGCCGGGGTACGCGCCGCCGAACGACTCGGTGTGCGGGCGAGCATCGTCGTTACGGACACCGCCGGTGAACCGGTCGCGACCGCGCGTACCGACAATGCGGGGATGCTCAGCCTGACCGTGGCCTCGGACAAGGCATGGACAGCGGCCAACGCGGGCGCCCCCACCGAAGGCGTCCACGCGTTCGTCGCCTCCGACCCCGCCGCCCTACTTAGCATGCCGTCGGTGCCCCGGTTCACCCTCGTAGCCGGCGGCATCCCGCTGATCAGCGACGGCCGGCCGGTCGGAGCGATCGGTGTCAGCGGAGGTAGCAGCGCCCTGGACGCGCAGATCGCCCAGGAGGCGCTCACCGAGATCGGCGGGCTGTAA
- a CDS encoding CocE/NonD family hydrolase: protein MYGTTWRTSPREFGVIVERHVRIPVADGVELEADIYRPDAEGTFPAVLGIHAYDSAMQSIPSRPQAMTGPNASAEAGDPYFYARRGYVHAIVNARGTGASGGSYSHYGPQDVDDGVAVIEWLARQEWCTGGVGMFGVSYFSVVAKQIAARNPPALKAVFAPFGYTDFYRDKFYHGGILARTFLTSWSRHLAGVRVTGWSRTNLGEEEYERRLTELRQDADITAVPVLAAALAEPESGPNPLIVDVLMNPLDGPYWHERNPDLEAIEVPIVLGACWGMYGLHLPGEFRAWDRVSAPKKLIVGPPIYLDRPVYQYAEQSLRWFDHWLKDNDTGYLDEPPVQLFLPGGDGSWLDSETWPLPETRWHSFFLHADGLLSEHEFWPYEGATSYQDNLFNERGGIAFTTPPLVERTEVVGPATLTLYAATTDDELLLFVSLWVVDPDDSRRPLTRGWLRGSLREVDEAASTPWLREHTYTASKPIIPGEVHRYEVTLAPTAYAFTPGQRIQVQVSSSDTEEEGTFLDLIAQGHLLRQEPSWVSVLHDSDHPSELALPIVNGNRIGTYLSGGVPTPSPAGKASGRDGW from the coding sequence ATGTACGGCACAACCTGGCGAACATCGCCCCGCGAGTTCGGCGTCATCGTCGAACGACATGTGCGCATCCCGGTCGCGGACGGCGTCGAGTTGGAAGCGGACATCTACCGCCCCGACGCCGAGGGCACTTTCCCCGCCGTTCTGGGCATCCACGCCTACGACAGCGCGATGCAGTCCATCCCCTCCCGTCCGCAGGCCATGACCGGCCCGAATGCCTCGGCCGAGGCGGGAGATCCCTACTTCTACGCTCGCCGCGGCTATGTCCATGCGATCGTCAACGCCCGGGGTACGGGTGCGTCCGGTGGTTCGTACTCCCACTACGGTCCGCAGGACGTCGACGACGGTGTCGCGGTCATCGAGTGGCTGGCCCGGCAGGAGTGGTGCACCGGCGGTGTCGGAATGTTCGGCGTCTCCTACTTCTCCGTCGTGGCGAAGCAGATAGCCGCGCGCAACCCCCCGGCCCTCAAAGCGGTGTTCGCGCCCTTCGGTTACACCGACTTCTACCGGGACAAGTTCTACCACGGTGGAATTCTCGCCCGTACCTTCCTCACCTCATGGAGTCGGCACCTGGCCGGAGTGCGGGTGACCGGCTGGAGCAGGACCAACCTGGGCGAGGAGGAGTACGAACGGCGACTGACCGAGCTGCGGCAGGACGCGGACATCACGGCGGTCCCCGTACTCGCCGCGGCTCTCGCCGAGCCGGAGTCCGGGCCCAACCCGCTGATCGTCGACGTCCTGATGAACCCACTGGACGGCCCCTACTGGCACGAACGCAATCCCGACCTCGAAGCCATCGAGGTGCCGATCGTGCTGGGCGCCTGTTGGGGCATGTACGGACTGCACCTGCCCGGTGAGTTCCGTGCCTGGGACCGCGTCAGTGCACCGAAGAAGCTCATCGTGGGGCCGCCCATCTATCTGGACCGGCCGGTCTACCAGTACGCCGAGCAGTCCTTGCGCTGGTTCGACCACTGGCTCAAGGACAACGACACCGGCTATCTGGACGAACCCCCCGTCCAACTCTTCCTCCCCGGTGGCGACGGCTCCTGGCTGGACTCCGAAACCTGGCCGCTGCCCGAGACCCGCTGGCACTCGTTCTTCCTGCACGCCGACGGCCTGCTCTCCGAGCATGAATTCTGGCCGTACGAGGGAGCCACCAGCTACCAGGACAACCTCTTCAACGAACGCGGCGGCATCGCTTTCACCACACCGCCCCTCGTCGAGCGGACCGAAGTGGTCGGACCGGCCACCTTGACCCTCTACGCGGCCACCACCGACGACGAACTTCTCCTCTTCGTCAGCCTCTGGGTGGTCGACCCCGATGACTCTCGTCGACCGCTGACCCGGGGCTGGCTGCGCGGCAGCCTCCGCGAGGTCGACGAAGCAGCCTCCACCCCCTGGCTGCGCGAACACACCTACACGGCGAGTAAACCCATCATCCCGGGCGAGGTGCACCGCTACGAAGTGACCCTCGCACCCACCGCGTACGCCTTCACCCCCGGCCAGCGCATCCAGGTACAGGTCAGTTCCTCCGATACCGAGGAGGAGGGCACCTTCCTGGACCTGATCGCACAAGGCCATCTGCTCCGCCAGGAACCCTCGTGGGTCAGTGTGCTCCATGACTCCGACCACCCCTCGGAGTTGGCCCTTCCCATCGTCAACGGCAACCGCATCGGCACCTATCTCTCCGGGGGCGTCCCAACGCCCTCTCCCGCCGGGAAAGCGTCCGGCCGGGACGGTTGGTGA
- a CDS encoding LLM class flavin-dependent oxidoreductase, whose product MITPWLFDIFNYPWSTDARKFDTEGCQDLYDWHFDSWVLAEEAGFEGIFFSEHHYTPYSVSPSPNLLVAALAKRTSRMRLGVMANIVPMHNPRRLAEEFAMLDYLTNGRLEVGLGRGIDEREYAREGIPMEETRPRFEEGLKLIEKMTADAVFTHSGKYADFQQTSMWPQALPGRSAPWITATSPATVAWCAENGYRISTAFQPTTKLRQAHDTYRAAAKKAGNPSGSDTVMALRNVFVADTDEEARAIAEPALNHMFGLFKESVVFSDLDNIPEGYSSEFYESFFRPFAGSGPVDWQTLVDLGIFIVGSPSTVRESLIKQAHELGTSNILMWGSFGTLTKEQTLHSYNLLGQEVIPALRDETVA is encoded by the coding sequence ATGATCACGCCGTGGCTCTTCGACATCTTCAACTACCCGTGGTCCACCGACGCCCGCAAGTTCGACACCGAGGGCTGTCAGGACCTGTACGACTGGCACTTCGACTCCTGGGTCCTCGCTGAGGAAGCCGGCTTCGAAGGCATCTTCTTCAGCGAGCACCACTACACCCCTTACAGCGTTTCCCCCTCGCCGAACCTGCTCGTCGCCGCCCTCGCCAAGCGCACCAGCAGAATGCGGCTCGGTGTGATGGCCAACATCGTCCCGATGCACAACCCTCGCCGGCTGGCGGAGGAGTTCGCGATGCTGGACTACCTCACCAACGGTCGCCTCGAAGTCGGCCTCGGCAGAGGCATCGACGAACGGGAGTACGCCCGTGAGGGCATCCCGATGGAGGAGACCCGACCCCGCTTCGAAGAGGGCCTCAAACTCATCGAGAAGATGACGGCCGACGCGGTCTTCACCCACTCCGGCAAGTACGCCGACTTCCAGCAGACCTCGATGTGGCCCCAGGCCCTGCCCGGCCGGTCCGCGCCGTGGATCACCGCGACCAGCCCGGCAACCGTCGCCTGGTGCGCCGAGAACGGCTACCGGATCTCCACCGCCTTCCAGCCCACCACCAAGCTGCGCCAGGCCCACGACACCTACCGGGCCGCTGCGAAGAAGGCCGGAAACCCCTCCGGCTCCGACACGGTCATGGCACTGCGCAATGTCTTCGTCGCCGACACCGACGAGGAAGCACGCGCCATCGCCGAACCGGCGCTCAACCACATGTTCGGCCTGTTCAAGGAATCGGTCGTCTTCAGCGACCTGGACAACATCCCCGAGGGCTACTCCTCCGAGTTCTACGAGTCCTTCTTCCGCCCCTTCGCGGGATCGGGTCCTGTCGACTGGCAGACCCTCGTCGACCTCGGAATCTTCATCGTCGGCTCACCCTCCACCGTCCGTGAATCCCTGATCAAGCAGGCTCACGAACTCGGCACCTCGAACATCCTGATGTGGGGATCGTTCGGAACGCTCACCAAGGAGCAGACCCTCCACTCCTACAACCTCCTCGGCCAGGAAGTCATCCCCGCCCTGCGCGACGAGACCGTGGCCTGA
- a CDS encoding fumarylacetoacetate hydrolase family protein, with product MRIANLSGRLVLIAYGRAVDVEKASDGLFPSEPQAIYERWEDFRAWAATADLPPGEPFQPTDLGSPAPAPRQTLAIGLNYRSHAAEAGFAAPEGLPPVFTKYATSITGPVTTVALPPGGHTDWEVELVVVIGSRAEDVSPAAAWGHVAGLTVGQDISERITQMTGQVPQFSLGKSYPGFGPVGPWLVTPDEFDDPDDLQLRCTINGEEVQHGYTRDMLLSVSDLIATLSAILPLEPGDIIFTGTPAGVGLGRNPQRWLAPGDELVSTIDGIGELRQTFTS from the coding sequence ATGCGCATCGCCAACCTCTCCGGTCGGCTCGTCCTGATCGCCTACGGCCGGGCGGTCGACGTCGAGAAGGCCAGCGACGGCCTCTTCCCCTCCGAGCCGCAAGCCATCTACGAACGGTGGGAGGACTTCCGCGCGTGGGCCGCCACCGCGGATCTGCCCCCTGGCGAACCTTTCCAGCCCACCGACCTCGGCTCGCCGGCGCCCGCCCCCCGGCAGACCCTGGCCATCGGTCTGAACTACCGCAGCCACGCCGCCGAGGCAGGCTTCGCCGCGCCGGAGGGCCTGCCGCCGGTCTTCACCAAGTACGCCACCAGCATCACCGGCCCGGTCACCACGGTCGCCCTCCCACCCGGAGGCCACACCGACTGGGAGGTCGAACTCGTCGTCGTCATCGGCTCCCGCGCCGAAGACGTCTCACCGGCAGCGGCCTGGGGCCATGTCGCGGGACTGACGGTCGGCCAGGACATCTCCGAACGCATCACCCAGATGACCGGCCAGGTGCCGCAGTTCAGCCTCGGCAAGTCCTACCCCGGCTTCGGCCCCGTCGGACCCTGGCTCGTCACCCCCGACGAGTTCGACGACCCCGACGACCTCCAACTGCGCTGCACGATCAACGGTGAAGAAGTCCAGCACGGATACACCCGCGACATGCTCCTGTCCGTGTCCGACCTGATCGCCACCCTCTCCGCGATCCTGCCCCTGGAACCCGGCGACATCATCTTCACCGGCACACCCGCGGGCGTCGGCCTCGGCCGCAACCCCCAGCGCTGGCTCGCCCCAGGAGACGAACTCGTCAGCACCATCGACGGCATCGGTGAACTCCGCCAGACCTTCACCAGCTAG
- a CDS encoding VOC family protein produces MALHRLTSVTMGVPNVADTAAYYTEFGLTPDTDGWFTTRDAGRQLRIVPAVTRRLVEIRIGADTPDDLAVAAARLRRMDIACQLSTSTLIAYDNATGVRAVLEVTPRLHQAPVPPTPYNGPGRTERTGARAPGLVHTDRVRPRKLGHAVIGTTDLETTTNFFHDGLGFKASDYIKGHGAFLRCSSDHHNILVLAAPVSYLHHTSWQVDDIDDIGRGAATMLEGHPERHIWGLGRHHAGSNFFWYLKDPAGNFSEYYSDMDSIVEDELWTPEVLEGAKGLFNWGPPPPPSFLAPDDLAALMTGAHSPSN; encoded by the coding sequence ATGGCACTGCACCGCCTGACCTCCGTCACCATGGGGGTCCCCAACGTCGCCGATACTGCCGCCTACTACACCGAGTTCGGCCTCACCCCCGACACCGACGGTTGGTTCACCACCCGCGACGCCGGCCGCCAGCTCCGCATCGTGCCCGCCGTGACCCGCCGTCTCGTCGAGATCCGCATCGGAGCCGACACCCCCGACGACCTCGCCGTCGCCGCCGCACGGCTGCGGCGCATGGACATCGCCTGTCAGCTCTCCACCAGCACCCTGATCGCGTACGACAACGCCACCGGCGTACGAGCCGTGCTGGAAGTGACACCACGCCTGCACCAGGCACCCGTACCGCCCACCCCGTACAACGGCCCAGGCCGCACCGAACGCACCGGGGCCCGCGCCCCCGGACTCGTACACACCGACAGGGTCCGGCCCCGCAAACTCGGCCACGCTGTCATCGGCACCACCGACCTCGAAACCACCACCAACTTCTTCCATGACGGTCTCGGCTTCAAAGCCTCCGACTACATCAAGGGCCACGGCGCCTTCCTCCGGTGCTCCTCCGACCACCACAACATCCTGGTCCTCGCCGCCCCGGTCAGCTATCTCCACCACACCTCCTGGCAGGTCGACGACATCGACGACATCGGGCGGGGCGCGGCCACCATGCTCGAAGGCCACCCCGAGCGGCATATCTGGGGTCTGGGACGGCATCACGCGGGCTCCAACTTCTTCTGGTACCTCAAGGACCCGGCGGGCAACTTCAGCGAGTACTACTCGGACATGGACTCCATCGTCGAGGACGAGCTGTGGACCCCCGAAGTCCTCGAAGGCGCCAAAGGGCTCTTCAACTGGGGGCCCCCACCCCCACCCTCCTTCCTCGCACCCGACGACCTTGCCGCCCTCATGACCGGCGCCCACAGCCCGAGCAACTGA
- a CDS encoding SDR family NAD(P)-dependent oxidoreductase, producing MDIKNRVVIVTGGGSGIGAETSRLLAERGAKIVVTDISETGEEITKSIRQAGGEATFIRADISVAEEAEALVAKTLEHYGRLDGAFNNAGVEQAATPLHELTPAQWDRAIRVDLTGVFYSLKYQIAAMLESGTRGSIVNTASSLGQVAIPNASEYVAAKHGVIGLTRAAAADYGQHGIRINAVLPGIVQTPLIARLSEDPTFSGMFDALRQRHLLGRFAKANEIGEAVHWLLSDSSEFVTGAAIPVDGGYLAV from the coding sequence ATGGACATCAAGAACCGAGTGGTCATCGTGACCGGCGGGGGCAGCGGAATCGGTGCGGAGACCTCGCGGCTGCTCGCCGAGCGGGGCGCGAAGATCGTCGTCACGGACATCAGCGAGACGGGTGAGGAGATCACCAAGAGCATCCGCCAGGCGGGTGGAGAAGCCACCTTCATCCGGGCGGACATCAGTGTGGCCGAAGAGGCCGAGGCCCTGGTGGCCAAGACTCTTGAGCACTACGGCAGGCTTGACGGCGCTTTCAACAACGCCGGTGTCGAGCAGGCCGCCACCCCCCTCCACGAGCTCACCCCCGCGCAGTGGGACCGGGCCATCCGCGTCGATCTGACCGGGGTCTTCTACTCCCTGAAGTACCAGATCGCTGCCATGCTGGAGTCCGGTACCCGCGGCTCGATCGTCAACACCGCCTCCTCGCTCGGCCAGGTCGCCATACCCAACGCCAGCGAGTACGTCGCCGCCAAGCACGGTGTCATCGGCCTCACCCGAGCCGCCGCAGCGGACTACGGCCAGCACGGCATCCGTATCAACGCCGTACTGCCCGGCATTGTGCAGACTCCCCTGATCGCCCGGCTCTCCGAAGACCCCACGTTCTCCGGAATGTTCGACGCCCTGCGCCAGCGGCACCTACTCGGCCGATTCGCCAAGGCCAACGAGATCGGCGAAGCCGTCCACTGGCTCCTGTCCGACAGTTCGGAGTTCGTCACCGGCGCGGCCATACCCGTCGACGGTGGGTACCTCGCCGTCTGA
- a CDS encoding alpha/beta hydrolase, translated as MVSKSAQALLDLAVDAAPLDTQSVEQNRAGAAQIVGLTGEATPVHEVFDTHVAGVPVRVYRPTENPSSPVVAFFHGGGWVVGDLDLADTTARDLAVFSQAVVVSVDYRLAPEHPFPAAFDDAVGVTRALLDGTSGLDIDPERVAVAGDSAGGNLAAVTALALRQHPRALRHQALIYPVTQASVGATESYRKYGEGFLLQARDMQWSFDQYAPGADPTDPRLAPLAVPDLRGAPATTMILAEYDPLHDEGADYAQRLREAGVPVDVHEFPGQIHIFVYYAGLIPEAVEARRKVGQALGAALGTLA; from the coding sequence ATGGTAAGCAAAAGCGCGCAGGCCCTCTTGGACCTCGCAGTCGACGCAGCGCCGCTGGACACGCAGTCGGTGGAGCAGAACCGTGCCGGCGCAGCTCAGATAGTAGGGCTGACCGGGGAAGCGACACCCGTCCACGAGGTGTTCGACACCCACGTGGCCGGCGTGCCCGTGCGCGTCTACCGGCCGACGGAGAATCCCAGCTCTCCCGTGGTCGCCTTCTTCCACGGAGGCGGCTGGGTGGTCGGTGATCTGGACCTCGCCGACACCACGGCCCGCGATCTGGCCGTGTTCTCCCAGGCGGTTGTGGTCTCGGTCGACTACCGGCTCGCCCCGGAACATCCGTTCCCGGCCGCTTTCGATGACGCAGTCGGCGTGACGCGCGCGCTGCTCGATGGGACTTCCGGCCTCGACATCGATCCGGAGCGGGTGGCTGTCGCGGGTGACAGCGCAGGCGGGAATCTGGCCGCCGTCACCGCACTCGCCCTGCGGCAGCACCCCCGGGCACTGCGTCACCAGGCCCTCATCTACCCCGTCACGCAAGCTTCCGTCGGTGCCACCGAGAGTTACCGGAAGTACGGAGAAGGTTTCCTCCTGCAAGCACGGGACATGCAATGGTCCTTCGACCAGTACGCCCCCGGCGCGGATCCCACCGACCCCCGGCTGGCACCACTGGCAGTACCGGATCTCCGTGGCGCCCCGGCCACCACCATGATCCTCGCCGAGTACGACCCCCTGCACGACGAGGGAGCCGACTACGCCCAACGGCTGCGCGAGGCCGGAGTCCCCGTTGACGTTCACGAGTTTCCCGGTCAGATCCACATCTTTGTCTACTACGCGGGCCTGATCCCCGAAGCCGTCGAGGCCCGCCGGAAGGTCGGACAGGCCCTCGGCGCCGCACTGGGCACCCTCGCGTGA
- a CDS encoding LysR family transcriptional regulator, producing MNLDLRLVRYAVVLAEELHFARAADRLHIAQQTLSAQINSLETRLGVTLFVRDKRHVALTAKGELFVRRGRELLAQADDLVAEIQRNSAFLRLDVITEGLTTGTLVQEMRPRMPDVTLEFVQGQGLSATVSAVTGGQVDLAFGRVHGTAEPLPATLSHQLVRWAPLGVVLPAGHPLAAHPKVAMEALAAYPLLLHTPVEAAEWRDWNEELAASFGLEIGWRLHGHGRQAANTAVLNYQAPTFGPLEALVPDSLVVRPVVAPIPLFPYSVIWRSERATATLRHALATIHQIATENDWLTAPAEDWWLPDRDRA from the coding sequence GTGAACCTGGACCTACGACTGGTGCGCTACGCCGTCGTCCTCGCCGAAGAGCTGCACTTCGCCCGTGCCGCCGACCGACTCCACATTGCCCAACAAACACTCTCCGCACAGATCAACAGTCTGGAGACCCGGCTGGGCGTCACACTGTTCGTCCGCGACAAGCGTCATGTCGCCCTCACTGCCAAGGGAGAACTCTTCGTGCGCCGGGGTCGGGAGCTGCTCGCCCAGGCTGACGACCTCGTGGCTGAAATACAGCGGAATTCCGCCTTCCTCCGGCTGGACGTGATCACGGAGGGCCTCACCACCGGGACCCTCGTCCAGGAGATGCGTCCGCGCATGCCCGACGTGACACTGGAGTTCGTCCAGGGCCAGGGGCTCTCGGCCACCGTTTCAGCGGTCACCGGAGGTCAGGTGGACCTGGCGTTCGGCCGGGTCCACGGGACGGCCGAGCCGCTGCCTGCCACGCTGAGCCACCAACTGGTGCGCTGGGCACCCCTGGGAGTCGTCCTGCCTGCCGGCCATCCGCTCGCCGCGCATCCGAAGGTGGCCATGGAGGCACTGGCCGCCTACCCGCTCCTCCTGCACACGCCGGTGGAGGCCGCGGAGTGGCGGGACTGGAACGAGGAGTTGGCCGCGAGCTTCGGCCTGGAGATCGGTTGGCGGCTGCACGGCCACGGCAGGCAGGCGGCCAACACCGCTGTTCTGAACTACCAAGCACCCACGTTCGGGCCGCTGGAGGCACTCGTACCCGACTCGCTCGTGGTCAGACCGGTGGTGGCGCCCATCCCCCTGTTCCCCTATTCGGTGATCTGGCGCTCGGAACGCGCCACGGCCACACTCAGGCACGCCCTCGCCACCATCCACCAGATCGCGACCGAGAACGACTGGCTGACAGCCCCGGCCGAGGACTGGTGGCTACCTGACCGCGACCGGGCCTGA
- a CDS encoding fumarylacetoacetate hydrolase family protein, with protein sequence MAADEEVLSSPTWSLVTARTPERGSFCAALHEGELWEVPALQGYAGLFEALQDWETIAPALRTYNPTSVARVVGAQVLAPVRYPRTVLGSGSNYRDHLLEMTGNDMDRVPPFFFLKPPSTTVIGPGDPIVISPDEDQQVDWEAELGVVIGRGGRDIPIGQAVDHIAGYTIVNDISARGPHRRTDAIADPFVWDWLASKGQDTFCPTGPGVTPTWMVPDPHDLPITLTVNGRPEQTSSTKEMILEVAELVAAASTFVTLQPGDLLSTGTPAGVGLPKGRFLRPGDIVEITIGHLGRLTTPVTARDTTPGGTS encoded by the coding sequence ATGGCAGCCGACGAAGAGGTTCTTTCCTCACCCACGTGGTCTCTGGTCACCGCTCGAACCCCGGAGCGGGGCAGTTTCTGCGCCGCTCTTCACGAGGGTGAGCTGTGGGAAGTACCCGCTTTGCAAGGCTATGCGGGCCTGTTCGAAGCGCTTCAGGACTGGGAGACGATCGCCCCGGCCCTGCGTACATACAACCCCACGAGTGTAGCCCGCGTTGTCGGTGCGCAGGTCCTGGCTCCCGTCCGCTACCCGCGGACCGTCCTGGGCTCGGGCTCCAACTACCGCGATCACTTGCTTGAAATGACCGGCAACGACATGGACCGGGTCCCACCGTTCTTCTTCCTCAAGCCCCCCTCCACGACCGTGATCGGCCCGGGCGACCCCATTGTGATCTCTCCGGACGAGGATCAGCAGGTGGACTGGGAAGCCGAACTCGGTGTGGTCATCGGCCGGGGCGGTCGCGACATTCCCATCGGGCAGGCGGTAGATCACATCGCCGGCTACACCATTGTCAACGACATCTCCGCCCGCGGCCCGCACCGCAGGACGGACGCCATCGCCGATCCCTTCGTCTGGGACTGGTTGGCCTCCAAAGGCCAGGACACCTTCTGCCCCACCGGTCCCGGGGTCACTCCCACGTGGATGGTTCCGGACCCACACGACCTGCCCATCACCCTGACGGTCAACGGCCGCCCTGAGCAGACCAGCAGCACCAAGGAAATGATCCTGGAGGTGGCGGAGCTGGTGGCCGCGGCCAGCACCTTCGTCACACTCCAGCCCGGCGACCTCCTGTCCACCGGCACACCAGCGGGCGTCGGTCTGCCCAAGGGCAGGTTCCTGCGGCCGGGCGACATCGTGGAGATCACCATCGGCCACCTCGGACGACTCACCACTCCCGTCACCGCCCGCGACACCACTCCAGGAGGCACCTCATGA
- a CDS encoding ferredoxin, whose amino-acid sequence MNLTVDRALCQVTGLCAGLAPDALEMDEKGDLVILAEKPTADLLVEIRQAVRSCPVQALSLTEG is encoded by the coding sequence ATGAACCTGACCGTCGACCGCGCACTCTGCCAGGTCACGGGGCTGTGCGCGGGGCTTGCCCCCGACGCCCTGGAGATGGACGAGAAGGGTGACCTCGTCATCCTCGCCGAGAAGCCGACGGCCGACCTGCTCGTCGAGATCCGCCAAGCCGTGCGGAGCTGCCCGGTGCAGGCCCTGTCACTCACCGAGGGCTGA